One segment of Cyanobacteriota bacterium DNA contains the following:
- a CDS encoding DUF5818 domain-containing protein produces the protein MSMTVQGTIERKNFGAGVWALVTDDGQVYELKKAPKELLQAGSRVKVEGDIQADAVSIAMIGPILLVQHMENLD, from the coding sequence ATGAGCATGACAGTTCAGGGCACGATCGAGCGCAAAAATTTTGGAGCTGGAGTCTGGGCACTGGTCACTGATGATGGGCAAGTGTATGAACTAAAAAAGGCCCCCAAGGAGCTATTGCAAGCAGGTTCTAGGGTAAAAGTAGAGGGAGACATTCAAGCCGATGCAGTTTCGATCGCCATGATCGGCCCGATTCTGTTAGTCCAACATATGGAAAACCTAGACTAA